One segment of Anomalospiza imberbis isolate Cuckoo-Finch-1a 21T00152 unplaced genomic scaffold, ASM3175350v1 scaffold_221, whole genome shotgun sequence DNA contains the following:
- the LOC137466461 gene encoding uncharacterized protein, which translates to MVRYIHQWLMANDSAEHRLNRTLLHLTEAQPNDAVMTLLRVAPSCDRAAMAMWKTIMSSPRTAKLAQRILLDVLGSWPKHSTCTSDGDKTGVFALAATVVMWKILQEPCVPHIVKVHSSRVLVHLLFQVFFSTEETPEEVDTFWKGCQEQHGLATSPNRFAVRTLKSLLCLEQYKDVVMAMERRCGWDTLLCADTQHYAVGLLAR; encoded by the exons ATGGTGAgatacatccaccagtggctcatggccaatgattctgctgagcacaggctgaacaggactCTGCTGCATCTCACCGAAGCACAGCCAAATGACGCAGTTATGACACTGCTGCGTGTGGCCCcgtcctgtgacag AGCTGCCATGGCCATGTGGAAGACCATCATGTCCTCGCCCAGGACGGCGAAGCTGGCGCAGCGGATTCtcctggatgtgctggggagctggccgaagcacagcacgtgcacctccgatggggacaaaacgggtgtctttgccctagct gcaactgtggtgatgtggaagatcctccaggagccctgtgtcccacacATCGTGAAGGTGCACTCCTCCCGTGtacttgtgcatctgctcttccaagtgttcttcagcacagaAGAGACGCCAGAGGAGGttgataccttctggaagggatgccaggagcaacacggccttgccaccagccccaacag gtttgccgtgcggaccctgaagtccctgctgtgcctAGAGCAGTACAAGGATGTGGTGATGGCAATGGAACgcaggtgtggctgggacacgctgctctgtgctgacacccagcactatgccgtgggtctgctggccaggtga